One Setaria viridis chromosome 3, Setaria_viridis_v4.0, whole genome shotgun sequence DNA window includes the following coding sequences:
- the LOC117847691 gene encoding aspartic proteinase nepenthesin-1, whose protein sequence is MERPLLWLALLCASLMPFPTNCAGIHLELTHVDAKEKCTVEERLRRATERTHRRLASMMGGVTAPVHWAGATQYIAEYLIGDPPQRAEAIIDTGSNLVWTQCSLCRRTSCFHQNLPYYDPSQSSSVRAVACDDSACHFGSETQCNGKACAVNTSYGAGDILGLLGTETFTFGSENVSLAFGCIDSNELTPGSLNNASGIIGLGRGNLSLVSQLGDTKFSYCLTPYFSDAVNTSHLFVGASADLSGGGAPVTSVPFVKNPNDDLYGTFYFLPLAGITVGEAKLDVPAAAFDLREVAPGRWAGTFIDSGAPFMRLVDVAYQALRAELARQLGDSVVPLPAGVEGFDLCVAVAQGDASKLVPPLVLHFGSGGGASSDLVVPPENYWAPVDEATACMVVFSAARPNATLPMNETTVIGNYMQQNMHLLYDLGNGVLSFQQADCSSM, encoded by the coding sequence ATGGAGAGACCTTTGCTCTGGCTCGCGCTCTTGTGCGCCTCCCTGATGCCGTTCCCCACAAACTGCGCCGGCATCCACCTCGAGCTCACTCACGTCGACGCCAAGGAGAAGTGCACCGTCGAGGAGCGCTTGCGCCGCGCCACCGAGCGCACCCACCGCCGTCTGGCCTCCATGATGGGCGGGGTGACGGCGCCCGTCCACTGGGCTGGGGCGACGCAGTACATCGCCGAGTACCTCATCGGCGACCCGCCGCAGCGCGCCGAGGCCATCATCGACACTGGCAGCAACCTCGTCTGGACGCAGTGCTCTCTTTGCCGCCGCACCAGCTGCTTTCACCAGAACCTTCCTTACTATGATCCCTCCCAGTCGAGCAGCGTCCGTGCCGTGGCATGCGATGACTCCGCTTGCCACTTCGGCTCGGAGACCCAGTGCAACGGCAAGGCGTGCGCCGTCAACACCAGCTACGGCGCCGGCGACATCTTGGGGCTCCTCGGCACCGAGACGTTCACGTTTGGGTCTGAGAACGTGAGCCTCGCGTTCGGGTGCATCGACTCGAACGAGCTGACTCCAGGGTCCCTGAACAACGCGTCTGGTATCATCGGGCTCGGCCGGGGCAACCTGTCACTCGTCTCCCAGCTCGGCGACACCAAGTTCTCCTACTGCCTCACGCCCTACTTCAGCGATGCCGTCAACACGAGCCACCTGTTCGTCGGCGCGTCCGCCGacctgagcggcggcggcgcgccggtgaCGTCCGTGCCGTTCGTCAAGAACCCGAACGACGACCTGTACGGCACGTTCTACTTCCTGCCCCTCGCCGGGATCACGGTGGGGGAGGCCAAGCTCGACGTCCCCGCGGCGGCGTTCGACCTCCGGGAGGTCGCGCCGGGGCGGTGGGCCGGCACGTTCATCGACTCCGGCGCCCCGTTCATGAGGCTCGTCGACGTGGCGTACCAGGCGCTGAGGGCGGAGCTGGCGCGGCAGCTGGGCGACAGCGTCGTGCCACTGCCGGCCGGGGTAGAAGGGTTCGACCTGTGCGTGGCCGTGGCGCAGGGGGACGCCAGCAAGCTGGTGCCGCCGCTGGTGCTGCACTttggaagcggcggcggcgcttcgtCGGACCTGGTGGTGCCGCCGGAGAACTACTGGGCGCCCGTGGACGAGGCCACGGCGTGCATGGTGGTGTTcagcgcggcgcggccgaaCGCGACGCTGCCGATGAACGAGACGACCGTCATCGGCAACTACATGCAGCAGAATATGCACCTGCTCTACGACCTCGGCAACGGCGTCCTCTCCTTCCAGCAGGCGGACTGCagttccatgtga